One window of the Chitinophaga niabensis genome contains the following:
- a CDS encoding CsbD family protein: MDILMIKDRWNEIKLKLKNMFADLSDTDLFYEQGKDDRLIGQIQIKLGKSRDEVINLIRSL, from the coding sequence ATGGACATCCTAATGATCAAGGATAGGTGGAATGAGATCAAGCTGAAGCTGAAAAACATGTTTGCTGACCTTTCTGACACAGACCTGTTCTATGAGCAAGGCAAAGATGATCGGCTCATCGGGCAGATCCAGATCAAACTTGGTAAATCCCGGGATGAGGTCATCAATCTCATCCGTTCCTTGTAA
- a CDS encoding carboxypeptidase-like regulatory domain-containing protein, producing MKSCRLFLVPIVACLIAGGSASKAFAQSETPVLVRGQITDPIKKTVLYPATVRNKNTNAKAFSDNGGYYRINASKGDLIIVSFIGYVSDSFTVTNYAGTQVNDVRLREQERFLPSVEVSGKWSPYQLDSLARAEEFKPFLETENRSLVDKSKRGPGQGGFGIVFSPFSRYSQKEKDLRKFKKLYDEYNRQSYVDYRYSKAFVTRVTGLVGDSLLQFIYKYTPSHDLLRNMTNETLIYWTAERAKLWRRDPKATLKEDQ from the coding sequence ATGAAATCCTGTAGACTGTTCCTCGTCCCGATAGTAGCCTGCCTCATAGCAGGAGGTTCTGCCAGCAAGGCCTTTGCGCAATCTGAAACACCCGTACTGGTGCGCGGCCAGATCACTGATCCGATAAAAAAAACGGTGTTATACCCGGCTACCGTTCGTAATAAGAATACGAACGCAAAAGCATTTTCTGACAACGGCGGATATTACCGCATCAATGCCAGCAAAGGGGACCTCATTATCGTATCCTTTATTGGTTATGTGTCCGATAGTTTTACGGTCACCAATTATGCAGGCACACAGGTGAATGATGTACGCTTGCGCGAGCAGGAACGTTTTCTGCCCAGTGTGGAAGTATCCGGGAAATGGAGTCCTTATCAGCTGGATTCCCTCGCCCGTGCAGAAGAGTTCAAACCTTTCCTGGAAACAGAGAACCGCAGCCTGGTAGATAAATCCAAAAGAGGCCCGGGGCAGGGAGGATTTGGTATCGTTTTCAGCCCCTTCTCCCGCTATTCCCAAAAAGAGAAAGATCTCCGCAAATTCAAGAAACTCTACGATGAATATAACAGGCAATCCTATGTGGATTACCGTTATTCCAAAGCTTTTGTCACCAGAGTAACCGGCCTGGTGGGAGATTCGCTGCTGCAATTCATTTACAAATACACTCCTTCGCACGACCTGTTGCGGAACATGACCAATGAAACATTGATCTACTGGACGGCGGAGCGGGCTAAATTGTGGCGGAGAGATCCAAAGGCTACCTTAAAAGAAGATCAATAG
- a CDS encoding serine protease — MNDIHLIQEIERYLDGEMSAPEREAFDVLRRSDSNIDRQVTEHQLLLQQFRANGQRKALLRKMEAIHAQMPATHVAQPAAPVVKMRSKRTWLNLAAAACIALVTSLGTIAVMQKAAKNSSTAQYEDVRRVLNNIQRSQNALNRDINIIKKAPLNPGTYGGTCFAISRNGYMVTNYHVIAGADSIYIQNNKGEAFKAVSVFEDVSSDLAVLRIADSGFRSPSLPYSLKQQPIRPGEEVFTMGFPRDEIVYGKGYISAQTGFNGDTLAYQVSIQVNPGNSGAPLLDNNGEVIGIITGKQSTSDGIAFAVKSGHLKRLLDELPKERFSRKDLKGNQLNGLNRVEQLKKLEEFVYMVKVYN, encoded by the coding sequence ATGAACGATATACATCTCATACAAGAAATAGAACGCTACCTGGATGGCGAAATGAGTGCCCCCGAAAGGGAGGCCTTCGATGTCCTCCGCCGTAGTGATTCCAATATAGACCGGCAGGTGACTGAACACCAACTGCTGTTACAACAGTTCAGGGCCAATGGCCAGCGGAAAGCCCTCCTTCGTAAGATGGAAGCTATTCACGCCCAGATGCCTGCCACACATGTTGCCCAACCTGCGGCTCCTGTTGTTAAAATGCGCAGTAAGCGCACCTGGCTCAACCTGGCCGCCGCAGCCTGCATTGCACTGGTTACCTCTCTTGGTACTATTGCTGTTATGCAAAAGGCCGCCAAAAATTCCTCTACTGCTCAATACGAAGATGTAAGAAGGGTATTGAACAATATCCAGCGTTCCCAGAATGCCCTCAATCGCGATATCAATATTATTAAGAAAGCCCCCCTTAACCCGGGTACTTATGGCGGCACCTGCTTTGCCATCTCCCGGAACGGTTATATGGTCACCAATTACCATGTAATTGCCGGGGCAGACTCCATTTATATACAGAATAATAAAGGCGAAGCATTTAAAGCCGTTAGCGTATTCGAAGATGTGTCCAGCGACCTGGCCGTTCTCCGTATTGCTGATTCCGGCTTCCGTTCTCCTTCTTTACCTTACTCGCTGAAACAACAGCCTATCCGCCCCGGTGAAGAAGTATTCACTATGGGTTTCCCCCGCGATGAAATCGTTTACGGAAAAGGATATATCAGCGCACAGACCGGCTTTAACGGAGATACCCTGGCCTACCAGGTATCCATCCAGGTGAATCCCGGTAACAGTGGTGCTCCCCTGTTGGATAATAACGGAGAAGTGATCGGTATCATTACCGGCAAACAATCTACATCAGACGGTATTGCTTTTGCAGTGAAATCAGGTCACCTGAAACGTTTACTGGATGAATTACCAAAAGAGCGGTTCTCCCGTAAGGACCTGAAAGGTAATCAGCTGAACGGCCTTAACCGTGTAGAGCAACTGAAGAAACTGGAGGAGTTTGTGTATATGGTGAAGGTGTACAACTAA